From the genome of Nicotiana sylvestris chromosome 2, ASM39365v2, whole genome shotgun sequence, one region includes:
- the LOC104211153 gene encoding ABC transporter B family member 19, with the protein MAETTEGKPMPEAEKKKEQSLPFYQLFSFADKYDYLLMISGSIGAIIHGSSMPVFFLLFGEMVNGFGKNQMDLHKMVHEVSKYALYFVYLGLIVCASSYAEIGCWMYTGERQVSALRKKYLEAVLKQDVGFFDTDARTGDIVFSVSTDTLLVQDAISEKVGNFIHYLSTFLAGLVVGFVSAWRLALLSVAVIPGIAFAGGLYAYTLTGLTSKSRESYANAGIIAEQAIAQVRTVYSYVGESKALNSYSDAIQNTLKLGYKAGMAKGLGLGCTYGIACMSWALVFWYAGVFIRNGQSDGGKAFTAIFSAIVGGMSLGQSFSNLGAFSKGKAAGYKLMEIIKQKPTIVQDLADGKCLSEVNGNIEFKNVTFSYPSRPDVIIFRDFCIFFPAGKTVAVVGGSGSGKSTVVSLIERFYDPNEGQVLLDNVDIKTLQLRWLRDQIGLVNQEPALFATTILENILYGKPDATMAEVEAATSAANAHSFITLLPNGYNTQVSWCKTYLGSGEVEILLPIPVLFHHPPNKVDSFCGRSPRHEPETGTHEELIAKGGAYSSLIRFQEMVGNRDFSNPSTRRTRSSRLSSSLSTKSLSLRSGSLRNLSYSYSTGADGRIEMISNAETERKNPAPQGYFCRLLKLNAPEWPYSIMGAVGSVLSGFIGPTFAIVMSNMIEVFYYRNPASMERKTKEYVFIYIGAGLYAVVAYLIQHYFFSIMGENLTTRVRRMMLAAILRNEVGWFDEEENNSSLLAARLATDAADVKSAIAERISVILQNMTSLLTSFIVAFIVEWRVSLLILATFPLLVLANFAQQLSLKGFAGDTAKAHAKTSMIAGEGVSNIRTVAAFNAQEKIISLFSQELRVPQMQSLRRSQMSGLLFGISQLALYASEALILWYGAHLVSKGVSTFSKVIKVFVVLVITANSVAETVSLAPEIVRGGEAVGSVFSILDRSTRVDPDDTEADPVESIRGDIELRHVDFAYPSRPDVSVFKDFNLRIRAGQSQALVGASGSGKSSVIALIERFYDPTGGKVMIDGKDIRRLNLKSLRLKIGLVQQEPALFAASIFENIAYGKEGATEAEVVEAARAANVHTFVSGLPEGYKTPVGERGVQLSGGQKQRIAIARAVLKDPSILLLDEATSALDAESECVLQEALERLMRGRTTVLVAHRLSTIRHVDSIGVVQDGRIVEQGSHSELISRPEGAYSRLLQLQHHRI; encoded by the exons aTGGCGGAGACTACAGAAGGAAAACCAATGCCAGAGGCAGAGAAGAAGAAAGAGCAAAGTCTTCCATTTTATCAGTTGTTTTCTTTTGCTGATAAGTATGATTATCTTCTAATGATTTCTGGAAGTATTGGAGCTATTATTCATGGCTCTTCTATGCCtgttttctttctcctttttggTGAAATGGTTAATGGTTTTGGCAAAAATCAAATGGATTTGCACAAAATGGTTCATGAAGTATCAAAG TATGCTCTGTATTTCGTGTATCTTGGGTTGATAGTTTGTGCATCATCCTACGCAG AGATTGGTTGTTGGATGTATACTGGAGAAAGGCAAGTAAGTGCACTAAGGAAGAAATATTTAGAAGCAGTGTTGAAACAGGACGTTGGGTTTTTTGACACAGATGCTAGAACAGGAGATATTGTTTTCAGCGTCTCAACGGATACTCTACTGGTCCAAGATGCCATTAGTGAGAAG GTGGGCAATTTCATCCACTACCTTTCGACGTTCTTGGCCGGGTTGGTAGTTGGTTTCGTGTCAGCATGGAGGTTGGCTCTCCTTAGTGTGGCAGTAATTCCTGGAATTGCTTTTGCTGGGGGTCTTTATGCTTATACTCTCACTGGTCTCACCTCCAAAAGCAGAGAATCCTATGCCAATGCTGGTATCATTGCCGAGCAG GCAATTGCACAAGTCAGAACAGTTTACTCATACGTGGGCGAGAGCAAAGCCCTCAATTCATATTCAGATGCAATTCAGAACACATTAAAGCTCGGATACAAGGCTGGCATGGCCAAAGGCTTGGGTTTGGGATGTACCTATGGAATAGCATGCATGTCGTGGGCCCTTGTTTTCTGGTACGCCGGGGTTTTCATCAGGAATGGACAATCTGATGGCGGGAAGGCATTTACTGCTATTTTCTCAGCCATTGTTGGTGGGAT GAGTTTGGGTCAGTCATTTTCCAATCTTGGTGCATTTAGTAAAGGAAAAGCAGCTGGATACAAGTTAATGGAAATCATCAAGCAGAAACCTACCATTGTTCAGGATCTTGCAGATGGAAAGTGCCTGTCTGAGGTCAATGGGAATATTGAATTCAAAAATGTGACCTTCAGCTATCCTTCAAGACCGGATGTAATTATCTTCAGAGATTTCTGCATTTTCTTCCCTGCTGGAAAGACAGTAGCAGTCGTTGGTGGCAGTGGCTCAGGGAAAAGCACTGTTGTTTCGCTCATAGAAAGATTTTATGATCCTAATGAGG GCCAAGTTTTGCTGGACAATGTGGACATAAAGACATTACAGCTCAGATGGTTGCGAGATCAGATTGGCCTTGTGAATCAAGAACCTGCATTATTTGCTACTACCatacttgagaacatactgtatGGAAAGCCTGATGCAACTATGGCTGAAGTTGAGGCTGCTACCTCTGCTGCCAATGCACATAGCTTTATTACCTTGCTTCCTAATGGATACAACACCCAGGTTAGTTGGTGTAAGACTTATC tggggtctggagag gtggagatccttcttcctatccctgtactgttccaccatcctcctaataaggtggatagcttctgtggtagatcgccccggcatgaacccgagaCTGGAACACATGAAGAGCTGATTGCCAAAGGTGGGGCTTATTCTTCTTTAATCAGATTCCAAGAAATGGTTGGGAACCGAGACTTCTCAAATCCATCTACTCGTCGTACACGTTCATCTCGTTTAAGCAGTTCACTATCAACAAAATCTCTAAGCCTTCGCTCTGGCAGTTTAAGGAATTTGAGCTATTCATACAGTACCGGTGCAGATGGACGTATCGAAATGATTTCTAATGCTGAAACAGAGAGGAAAAATCCTGCACCACAGGGCTATTTCTGCCGCCTTCTCAAACTAAATGCTCCCGAGTGGCCTTATTCAATCATGGGAGCCGTAGGGTCTGTTCTCTCTGGTTTTATTGGTCCAACTTTTGCTATTGTGATGAGTAACATGATTGAGGTATTCTACTATAGAAATCCTGCAAGCATGGAAAGAAAGACAAAGGAATACGTCTTCATTTACATTGGGGCAGGCCTTTATGCTGTTGTAGCATATTTAATACAGCATTACTTCTTTAGTATTATGGGAGAAAATCTCACTACCAGGGTGCGGAGGATGATGTTGGCAG caATTTTGAGGAATGAAGTGGGGTGGTTCGATGAGGAGGAGAACAATTCAAGTCTACTTGCAGCTCGCTTAGCTACAGATGCTGCAGATGTTAAATCTGCCATAGCGGAGAGGATCTCCGTTATACTACAGAATATGACATCTCTTCTCACTTCATTTATAGTTGCATTTATAGTCGAATGGCGAGTCTCACTTCTCATCCTTGCCACATTTCCGCTTCTAGTCTTGGCCAATTTTGCTCAG CAACTATCACTGAAAGGCTTTGCGGGAGACACAGCCAAAGCGCATGCGAAGACAAGCATGATTGCTGGAGAAGGAGTAAGCAATATTAGAACTGTAGCAGCTTTCAATGCTCAAGAAAAGATCATCTCTTTGTTCTCCCAAGAGCTTAGAGTTCCACAAATGCAAAGTCTTCGACGCAGCCAAATGTCAGGACTCTTATTTGGTATATCACAACTTGCTCTTTATGCTTCTGAGGCTCTGATTCTGTGGTATGGCGCGCACCTTGTTAGCAAAGGGGTCTCGACTTTCTCTAAGGTGATTAAGGTCTTTGTAGTCCTTGTGATCACGGCCAATTCAGTTGCTGAAACCGTCAGTTTAGCACCCGAGATTGTTAGGGGTGGTGAAGCTGTTGGTTCTGTATTTTCCATTCTTGATCGCTCAACCAGGGTTGATCCTGATGACACTGAAGCTGATCCAGTTGAATCAATTAGAGGGGATATTGAATTGCGCCATGTTGATTTTGCATATCCTTCACGACCGGATGTTTCAGTGTTCAAGGACTTCAATCTTAGGATTCGTGCAGGCCAAAGCCAAGCTCTTGTGGGGGCAAGTGGCTCGGGAAAGAGCTCCGTTATAGCCTTAATTGAAAGGTTCTATGATCCAACCGGTGGAAAAGTTATGATTGATGGGAAAGACATAAGGAGATTAAACTTGAAATCCCTTAGGCTTAAAATTGGGTTGGTGCAACAAGAGCCAGCTCTGTTTGCAGCTAGCATTTTTGAGAATATTGCCTATGGTAAAGAGGGTGCAACAGAAGCAGAAGTTGTTGAAGCGGCCCGAGCAGCAAATGTGCACACATTTGTTAGTGGTTTGCCTGAAGGTTACAAGACCCCAGTTGGTGAGAGAGGTGTTCAACTCTCGGGAGGACAGAAACAACGGATTGCAATTGCTAGGGCCGTTCTTAAAGATCCATCAATTCTCCTACTCGACGAGGCTACAAGTGCACTTGATGCTGAATCCGAATGTGTGTTACAAGAAGCACTCGAAAGGTTGATGAGAGGTCGAACCACTGTACTTGTGGCTCACCGATTATCAACAATTCGTCATGTGGACAGCATCGGGGTGGTGCAAGATGGTCGCATTGTTGAACAAGGTAGCCATTCTGAGTTAATCAGCAGGCCAGAAGGTGCATATTCTAGACTATTGCAATTACAACACCACCGGATATGA